TTGTATTGGTAGGCGTCTCGAGGTATGCTAGTCTCGCAGCAACCAATGCCTGAGCACGACCCATTAATCACGTCTGAGAAGCTCTCGCATGAGGACAAGCACCCCGTCACATACGTGCTTCCTTGTCGGCCGCTGAAGGTTGCGTACGTGTCGCATCCCACGGCGATAAATTTGTTCTTGGCAGAAGATATGGGGAAATCGGGAATAATGAGCGAAGGATTATTGTTGTACAAGGATCCGCCAGACGAATTATAACAATCTTTGGCTACAAACATTGTTACACTAATCTCGTGATTCTCAAAAGATATATTGAGTATTTGGAGATTAGAGTCTCTATCGGACATATAAGGAGTGGGAGTATCAGTCGAGTTGTCGCAAAAGATGAGGAAAGAGTTTGATTCTTTGAAGTAGCAGTCATTGCCGGCGTTGTTCGTCCCAAATGGGTACGCGAAGGTGAGGTTGCCACATCTGTTCACGCATCCAGGCTTTGTTGTTTGGACTACATCCGCTGTAATTATTGACGATAGAGCCACCAATGAGCACAACAACAGCACAACTCTCAAGGGAAGTCTATGGAGCAACTTCGGTTCACACATATTCTTCCTGAATTGAGATGATGTTTTGCaacaagatgatgatgagcttCATAGCTTGATGACAACCTTTATAAGTGATGATGGAGCTTTGAAAAAGCCACATGGTACATACATTATTCATAGTCTCGACTATATTAATCATGCCACGATTACATCATTAGTAAATTAATCATAAGGTTTGCAATGAGTATATAAACAAGTTGCATACGAACCACAGATCCCCCTACCGCGAGCTCGTGCAAAGGAAAATTGCGCCAGCAGATCCAAGCATTTTCTTTGTCAGCCGTGGGGTCACACGTGTTGTCAGCCGTTCTCAACCGTTCGATCCAAAACTTGTGATCATTGACCGTAGGACTTGAGCACGGCAAATTTGCAGCGCTTTAGACCACGGCAGAGTGGACTCGGCCcgaccttttaaaaaaatacgtCCACTAGATCAATTCCGGAACTTACGACATTCTATCATTCTTGTTCTTTAGGACCAGCTAATAGAGAAACTCGCCGGGCACTGCCGTGGTGACGGAAGGTGATGTTACGTTTGGTGACGCAAGGAGGGCCCGCGATTGGGCAGTGTAAACAAGAACTGAATGGGTCAAACGTGGGGTCACGCGTGTTGTCAGCCGTTCTCAGCCGTTCGATCCAAAACTTGTGATCATTGACCGTAGGACTTGAGCACGGCAAAATTTGCAGCGCTTTAGCCCACGGCAGAGTGGACTCGGCCCGACCCTTTAAAAAAATACGTTCACTAAATCAATTCCGGTGCCTCAACATTCTATCATTCTTGTTCTTTAGGACCAGCTAATAGAGAAACTCGCCGGCAGTGCCGTGGTGACGGAAGGTGATGTTACATTTGGTGACGCAAGGAGGGCCTACGATTGAGCGGTATAAACAAGAACTGAATGGGTCAAAAGTCGAAGTAGAACGAGTAAAGAGAAGGACAGGACCCAGCGTAGACCAGAGCAGGAGCTGATCGAGTGGGACTTGGAACGAGTTGGTAAGTCAACGGGGGATGGCACAAGCAGAATAATAACTGAAGTTGGGCTGACATCTCGACTGAAAGGGACACTACTAATTCCCGGTGGCTTCATCCACAAGTTCTCATCGTTAGATTTATACAAACGCTAGTTAGCATGCCCCTTACTTTGGCCGGGTTCACTCTAAAAGAccctttaaaaaattgtttaattaTAATAGGTATCAATTCTCTATTATTAGATACTCATCACAAATTAATATTGTTAAAACATGTAGGGACCCATGATAGAGAAGTAATTACTAATAACGGGAGCTGACAATATGTTCGCACATGTGCTTGCCACTTGATATCTCATGAACTACCGATCTATTATGGTATGATGTTTGACATTGTTttgccatttaatccataacaaaaataaataaaagaatgtaTACGAAAAACTAATCTCTTGTTGAGTTAATACcttaaggaaaaaaaggataaattcCAGACAGTATTTCAAACAGCACATCAGCATCTTATCATTCATTAAGttagaacttttaaaaaaaaaaagatttttcagagaAAGCGTTTTATAGTATACTCTTCACTGACATGGATATTTATGAACGCGGTCCTTAAGTCAAAAGAGCTTAGTTTCCTTGAACGCTGCGTATTTATATCAACGTGACACGAAGCAAACTTCATCCGCAAAACAGAACATGACACAAGGTGAAGGAATGCAGGAGGAGCCGGCTACCACAAGCACAAGAACCGCTACAAGACCTCAATTGAGAACAATTCACCAGACAAAAAGGTAAGCACCGTTTCATTTTTAAATACCTATGACATGAGTCAGTGGGGCAAAAAGGAGAGCAGCCCAACACCAGAAAAATGTTGGATTTGCACAGACTGGAAGGATCCAAAGTAAGCAACTCTTTAAGTTTCATTCCAATACAAAAATGGCACCACTGCAACATGACTTGCCCTCACTAATCAAAGAGAGTAACAAAGAAAGCACGCATAACATGGACACTGTTACATATTATTGAGAGACTTGGTCCATGATATTGTAAGTACCATGCGTAAAGTAGAACTTCCACGCTACAAGAATTCTGTATCAAGGGGGTGAGCAACAAAGCAGTGTCTCCATCAAGATCAGAAAAGTAAATTCACAGGTTGATGTCTCAATGGGATGGagggccaaagaaaaaaagaagcttaCTCTTCTtgatgttgaagaaaaaaatgcagcTGGACAGTTATTCTGTTACAACATATCTCAGAGAGAAATCAGCTTTTTGATGCTACCATGGTACAACTAAATGCACGACAGGGTACAAGCTGCGGAAGCTACAACAGCTGTCGCtagaacaaaaacaacaaaagggtTAGCAATTTCCTCATCACCTTCATATTCCGTTGTCATTGAATCGAAGCTACTGTCAAATATTGCACAGCTTTCACAATGATATGCCACCCAATGTTGTGCAACCAGAAGTCAGGAAGACCCCACAAAAACTCCTTGGAAAATCACTGATCATCCTAAAAGCACATTTTCAGAAAATTGGTTGCTAGAGTTACAAAAATGATGACTCAATGATACTGTTCCTCCCAAGAAAAAATCAGCCATATCAAGTTCTCAGGAATCCATCTCTACACCAGCCAATTTCTCCTCGTCATTGAGAGTATTGGCCGCAATTAAAAGCATGTCCATTCCACCTCTACCTTTGTCTGCATCCTCTTCACCATTCTCATTTGGCTTTTTGTCCGGCGTCCGGCATTCCCCATTCTGTACAACTTTCTTCCTctgtttattttcaaaattctcaTATGCCTTCTTCGCCCTGCGTATTGCTTGAATCCCAGCATCACATTTTCTACAAAACCATTTTCCCCTTGGAATTGAGGTGCGCGGCGGTTTCATGCAGTAGATATGATATGCTTGATCACAACCATCACACAAAACAATTTTGTCATCATCTCGATCAGTGAGGCAGCCTCTACACAAACAAGAAGGACAGTACCAACGAGAACTGTAGGACTTCAACTGCTTCGTTGTCAAGCACCTCCTATGATAATACTTATTGGGACAAAAAGGATGCTCGCACATCCTGAACTTATCCCCATTTTCAATCTCATTCCCGCATATTTTGCATGTACTCGAGATTTTGGTCTCTTCAAATGGGTTAATCCCCAAATCTGAGCTGCAATTTGCATCTTCCAACGTAGTAAGAGCCTCTTCATCAGCAAACCCATTGGCGGCACTCCTGGAAGCATTCAATCTCTCACAGACAACACAGTTCTCATGGGGAGAAGTGATTCCGCTTTCCGTGCAACTAGCACAGTACCAACTTCTAGGTGGAATCTCTTTCACTGCAGGCTCAATGCAAGAGACATGGTATATTTCCTCACATGAATCACAAACTAAACATTCCATTCCATCAGCTTTCAGTTCACAATGCCGACAGGTGCTTCCATTATATGCACCACATTCTTCTGTTTGCTCCAATTTAGCATCAACGAGAGCATCCTTCCCAGAGACCTATTCAAAATAAACAACTTGTCAAGTCATAAACAGAATTGACAAAACCATCATTTCAAGAACTCAGGTCTAAGAGGATTCGATATGATCCTGATAATAGCTTCTGCTAAAGCTCTAGATGTACTAATCTCATAGTGCAAATACCATAAAACATAGGCTGAACAAACTATTAGATTCATCAATGAGTTTctaattcataaaataaaaagttaaaactcCTAGACAGAGGCATCAAAGAATACAAAAGGAATACAACAGCAatgaaagtacaaaaaaaaaaacaaacagtGGCAGAAAAAAGTCAGATAGCAGCATCACTACCACCCTTACCCACAAACACTAATGTTATGCGCAAAATAACAAAGCAAAGctgaaaaaagttaaaaaaggatGTATTCACTGGTCCGGATCaaagcatgaaaaaatttcaatggcCCCCAGTTACACAGAATTACAACATGCATGAAAGACTCCCATATAATGAATCCGTGGCCTTCAATTATACAGAATTACAACATGCACAAAAGACTCCCATATAACGAATCCACATAAATGCCATTTCCAAGCAAACATGGAAATTGAGGGAGTGATTCATCGTGCTTTAAACATCTTCTGTCAGTCTGTTTGTGCACAGTAAATACAGAACAGAAGAATCTAATCTACAAAGACAATTATTTGCAAATCCTAATCGATTATATTTATGCACCTGCACCAGCATAATGCACCAAAAAAATTTACTCAGCATTTTAGGAAAAGTTACCACGAATTTTCCTCCATCAGAATAGCTTTTGTCAGCATTTGCCCCCTGGGAGAAACAGACACAACTTCAGACTTAcctttaaagagaaaatgacagCAAAGACTGTTGAAATGCATATctcaaaatacttcaaaaatCTCACATATTTGCAATGCTCCTTAGATATGTCAGTGAGACTCTTTGCCAAAGAAGCTAATCCGGTGCCAATCTCTTCAAGCTTCCTCCAAACCTGTAGCATTTTACAAGGTTTAATATATGCCATGCAGCTTATACAAGAAGGTAACTTTTTGCATACGACTTTGATAATAGGAAGATTAGAAGTCCACTACTATAAATCAAAAACTGCAACAGATATTTGAACAACTGGCAGAGATCCCACATCCAAATCAAGATGCGCAAAAACAAACATTACAAGTCACAGACTTAAAAGAATCTAGGGAAGAAATAAACCACCAAGGACATAGAATGTCATTGCATCCAATGGAGAAACCTTACAAGAGCATGCAGTATTAACTGCACCTAGAATCCACCTACTCTTCACAAGTATTCAATTCTGGAACCAGCTTAGATACCTTCATTGCAGCAAACACATTAATTGAATTACcctaataatttaattaaatcacatATTTGGAGCTATTTCCAAGTACAACTTTCAGTAGATAATCAAATTTTCCAAGTATAGCACATCCGTATAACTATCCAATATTGTTAGAATATCGGTGGTAATGGCATGAAAGATATTTCACAAGCCACTGACAGGAAAGGAACAGAAAAGTTGGCGGGATTAAAATGAAGGATAAAACTGAAAACCCTTCCCAAAGCACACATTCAACAAAACCCTTTGGAGTTCAAACACCCTCTCTTACAGAATGAAACTAGGAAAAAAGAGCATGAGTTCCATTAAAATCAACTGCAATTTATTCTATTTACACTGTTTCTAACATAGAGCAGATCCTCATTAATCTGACTCCACAGACTAAACAGCAAAATGAATGGGACTATAACATGACCTTAAAGTTCGACTCCCAGCAGACTCTTCTACATAGCTCCAGCATGGTAGCACATTTTCAACTAGGAGCTTTCCCATCCTTTAGATCATCACAACTCACTACATTTCCCTTCCATTCTCCTATACATCCCAGCAACATCATTAAAGCTAGAACACCAAGGCATTTCCTTCAAATGACTTCTCAAAGACTCGATTTAAACCTAATCCTACATAAGTAAAGAAAATACTATAACAATCTGAAGTCATAGGCCAGTCAAAATGAAactatttatatttcaaaaccAGATCCCCTCTGaaagttttaccaaaaaaagttgcacttttaaacaaaatcatcaattgTTTCACACTGGACATTCATCTATACCCAACATGGAACCTTCATTTTGTAATACAGAACTGCAACTTAAGTTTACAAGGATACTAAAAGATTGAAAATGcgctttgaatttttgaaagagactTCGAAAGATGCAATCCATTGAGTTCAATGCAAGATACCCAACAATTCTGCAGTACAGAAGGTCTGACAAAGAATACATTTATGTTGACCTATATAAATAAACCCTTTTAAGTTCGAGACTTGATCTGGCACTTGAGACAGAGATTTGAGAATGTAGAAACCATAAATAAAAGCTTGACAATTTACTCAAATCTAGATATAACTCACTTAGGACATCAGAGAAAAGAAGATAGTAGTAACACATTGGAAGGAAGATTGCAAAGAAGGGTTTCATTGTGAGAAAAACATCAATATTGAATGTCCCAGCTATCACATGTTGGCACCACAGTTACAAAGGCCCCAGAGAATTGAAGAAGCAATTCCTTAGAAGACAACTGATCTTCGTAAGGCATATCCGGATTTTACTGTTATTCTGCCAGGTGAAAAAACATTGGCTATTCTATCTAGCAAgaagggaaggaggaagagaaatatTTCTACCCAACAAAATCTTAAGCAAAAAGAGAGCTTTCCCAAGATCAAGAATCAAATGGAATTTAAGCTAAAGAAAAAATGGTCAAATGTTTATGTAGTTTTAGAAAACAAAAGGAGTGTATGTACATGATAATGACAGGTAGCTGTCTAAGCTTCTCAGCTGTTGGCCAGCAGAAGGAATCCATCCTAGATCTGCTTTAATCACTGCTCACAGAAGAGGAAGACAACCAAAAGAACTGCAAATTCCTCACCAAATTTGACATTTCAATCAACTACATGCACAGTAGTTGCTAAAGTCAATGTGACAGAGTATACAAAGTGGAACTTCTTTCAGTTATATAAAATAACTGAAAGATATAACAGAAGGGGTGCAATTATAAACAATTGAAGGATTTCTCATTGTATAGCATGAGACCACAAATCAATTTGCCAACGTATATATTGAACAGTCTCGCATGAACTCGTCAACACATCCATGTCAAGATACTTTACTACAATTAGAAATACGTCAGTTCTACCAATGATATGATACCTGTAATATGTCTGAAGAGAAAAGTAGTTGGGACTGTTCATAAGCTCCCTCCTTCATTCGTGAGTTAATAAGGCGAAAATCCAACACTCTGTCAATCTTGGTTTCTGGAAAGTTTTCACAAAGAAGCTTGCATAATTGGCTGAATTTTCCTGAAACTATGATGTTGTAAAATGCACGTTGACTCGATTCGGTGATCATCTCATGGTTAGATCCATTCATAGAGGCCTTAGATGTAAGGTCAGCACCATTGGCAGCAATTCCATTCTGCACCCCTGCAGCTTGGGTAGAGGTGCCCAGCCTATGCTGATCTTTCAACTGAGTATCCTGCTTAGAAATCAAAAAGCAGCCACCTGTTAAAATGAGATAAGCAATGTAGAATTAGGTGTAAAGTGACAATGCATAAGTAGTAGTTTTAATGGCACCAAAACCTTGGCTTTCGTATTATCAATTTCTCTAGCATGACGTGCCAGGGCATTTTGGATGCACTGTCCTATACCACCTTGATCACTCAATGACTGGAATATGTGCTCCAACACAATGCTACTGCACTGGCTCTGTGAGTGCTCATCGCAACCATTTTCAACAGCATGATGGACCACAGAAGGAACATGAAGCTGCTCAGACACATGAAAATCTGAAGCTCCAACTACTGGTTCCCTTGAAATCTGCAATAACAAATTTTCAGATATAGATTTCATCTACAATGTACAGACTGAATTACATCATTTTCACTtgataagaagaaagaaatttaagTATAGATGCAGGCAAAATTAAGTCGAAACATTCCATGTGCGGCACACAGACCATAAATCTAAGACGAGAAAAAATTAAACCTGCAACAAATAGAAAATGGTACAGGACAAACCTGGTTTGCCGAAATAGTTGAAGCTCCTGCGGTGGCTCTCTCATTCTCTCCACTTTTACTTTCCAGTTTCACTTGCTTTCGCCTCTTGTAAGTCCGAACACACTCACTACCACCAGAACTCCCTTCGGCAACATCACTATCATGGCCATTGGCAAAACCATTACTCATTTTCCCACTCCTCAAGCAAGAACTCTCGGCATCGCGGCTGTTGACCAAGGCAGGTTTATCTCCCTCTACGCCATTGGCCTCATCCCCCATCGAAAACCTGAATCCAGAATTCCAAACCCTAAGCTCCATATTAGGGCTCAAGAGAAAACTCAAAACTCCAAATTTCTAAAGCAAAAGTCAAAACAGTCATGCGTTTTCTGTTGAAAAAAATCCCAATTTCATCAATACCAAGAAAATTCAGCCGGCCAATTCACCATGTCACACTCTTCCCAGTGCCAAAAAAGAAGACTTCAAGCAGAGAACAAAAGTTCACACTCTCCACGCCATACCAAGTTCT
Above is a window of Eucalyptus grandis isolate ANBG69807.140 chromosome 9, ASM1654582v1, whole genome shotgun sequence DNA encoding:
- the LOC120286301 gene encoding wall-associated receptor kinase 2-like, with product MCEPKLLHRLPLRVVLLLCSLVALSSIITADVVQTTKPGCVNRCGNLTFAYPFGTNNAGNDCYFKESNSFLIFCDNSTDTPTPYMSDRDSNLQILNISFENHEISVTMFVAKDCYNSSGGSLYNNNPSLIIPDFPISSAKNKFIAVGCDTYATFSGRQGSTYVTGCLSSCESFSDVINGSCSGIGCCETSIPRDAYQYNISVSSFKNHAGIWEFNPCGYAFVAEDGFFSFSTDNLHEPPFDMVPIVVDWLIPDQTCDDAKKNTTTYMCQDNSNCTDAENGHGYQCRCLEGFQGNPYLQNGCQGTFSDLFIRPSEQVFM
- the LOC104444053 gene encoding PHD finger protein EHD3, yielding MGDEANGVEGDKPALVNSRDAESSCLRSGKMSNGFANGHDSDVAEGSSGGSECVRTYKRRKQVKLESKSGENERATAGASTISANQISREPVVGASDFHVSEQLHVPSVVHHAVENGCDEHSQSQCSSIVLEHIFQSLSDQGGIGQCIQNALARHAREIDNTKAKDTQLKDQHRLGTSTQAAGVQNGIAANGADLTSKASMNGSNHEMITESSQRAFYNIIVSGKFSQLCKLLCENFPETKIDRVLDFRLINSRMKEGAYEQSQLLFSSDILQVWRKLEEIGTGLASLAKSLTDISKEHCKYGANADKSYSDGGKFVVSGKDALVDAKLEQTEECGAYNGSTCRHCELKADGMECLVCDSCEEIYHVSCIEPAVKEIPPRSWYCASCTESGITSPHENCVVCERLNASRSAANGFADEEALTTLEDANCSSDLGINPFEETKISSTCKICGNEIENGDKFRMCEHPFCPNKYYHRRCLTTKQLKSYSSRWYCPSCLCRGCLTDRDDDKIVLCDGCDQAYHIYCMKPPRTSIPRGKWFCRKCDAGIQAIRRAKKAYENFENKQRKKVVQNGECRTPDKKPNENGEEDADKGRGGMDMLLIAANTLNDEEKLAGVEMDS